One genomic segment of Amycolatopsis granulosa includes these proteins:
- a CDS encoding NDMA-dependent alcohol dehydrogenase, with product MKTKAAVLHSAGKPFEIEELELDGPRAGEVLIKYTAAGLCHSDLHLIDNDLVPRFPIVGGHEGAGIIEDVGPGVTKVQPGDHVVCSFIPNCGHCRYCATGRSNLCDMGATILNGNLPDGSFRFHRGGTDYGGMCMLGTFSERATISQHSVVKVDDWLPLETAVLVGCGVPTGWASANYAGGVRAGDTCVVYGIGGIGINAVQGAAHAGAANVIAVDPVEFKREKALELGATHAFADAAEAAEKVTELTWGQMADQALITVGTVDEQVVTDAFNVIGKGGTVVITGLANPEKLTVHLSGGVMTLFEKTVKGTLFGSANPQYDILRLLRLYQAGHLKLDELVTKRYTLDEVNEGYQDLRDGKNIRGVIMHAAD from the coding sequence GTGAAGACCAAAGCCGCAGTCCTGCACTCCGCGGGCAAGCCGTTCGAGATCGAGGAACTCGAGCTCGACGGGCCGCGTGCGGGCGAGGTTCTGATCAAGTACACGGCCGCCGGGCTGTGCCACTCGGACCTGCACCTGATCGACAACGACCTCGTGCCGCGGTTCCCGATCGTGGGCGGGCACGAGGGCGCCGGCATCATCGAGGACGTCGGCCCGGGCGTGACCAAGGTCCAGCCGGGCGACCACGTCGTGTGCTCGTTCATCCCGAACTGCGGCCACTGCCGCTACTGCGCCACCGGCCGGTCCAACCTGTGCGACATGGGAGCCACCATCCTCAACGGGAACCTGCCCGACGGCTCGTTCCGCTTCCACCGCGGCGGCACCGACTACGGCGGCATGTGCATGCTGGGCACGTTCAGCGAGCGCGCGACGATCTCGCAGCACTCCGTGGTCAAGGTGGACGACTGGCTGCCGCTGGAGACCGCGGTGCTGGTGGGCTGCGGGGTGCCGACCGGCTGGGCGTCGGCGAACTACGCCGGCGGTGTCCGGGCCGGGGACACGTGTGTGGTCTACGGCATCGGCGGGATCGGCATCAACGCGGTGCAGGGCGCGGCGCACGCCGGCGCCGCCAACGTGATCGCGGTGGACCCGGTGGAGTTCAAGCGCGAGAAGGCGCTCGAACTCGGCGCCACGCACGCCTTCGCCGATGCCGCCGAGGCCGCCGAGAAGGTGACGGAGCTGACCTGGGGCCAGATGGCCGACCAGGCGCTGATCACCGTCGGGACGGTGGACGAGCAGGTCGTCACCGACGCGTTCAACGTGATCGGCAAGGGCGGCACGGTCGTGATCACCGGCCTGGCCAACCCGGAGAAGCTGACGGTGCACCTGTCCGGCGGCGTGATGACGTTGTTCGAGAAGACGGTCAAGGGCACGCTGTTCGGGTCGGCCAACCCGCAGTACGACATCCTGCGGCTGCTGCGCCTGTACCAGGCGGGGCACCTGAAGCTGGACGAGCTGGTGACGAAGCGCTACACCCTGGACGAGGTCAACGAGGGCTACCAGGACCTGCGCGACGGGAAGAACATCCGCGGCGTGATCATGCACGCGGCGGACTGA
- a CDS encoding SRPBCC family protein, with protein sequence MSTITESVDVDVDVHTAYNQWTQFESFPEFMEGVEQIRQIDDTHTHWVTKIGGVTREFDATITEQHPDERVAWRADSGPSHAGVITFHRLGDNQTRVTAQMDIDPDGFVEKAADKLGILDRRVHGDMERFKAFIEKRGGQETGAWRGDVDRPGS encoded by the coding sequence ATGAGCACGATCACCGAATCCGTCGACGTGGACGTCGACGTGCACACCGCCTACAACCAGTGGACCCAGTTCGAGTCCTTCCCGGAGTTCATGGAGGGTGTCGAGCAGATCCGGCAGATCGACGACACGCACACGCACTGGGTGACCAAGATCGGTGGGGTGACGCGCGAGTTCGACGCCACCATCACCGAGCAGCACCCGGACGAGCGGGTGGCGTGGCGGGCCGACTCCGGCCCGAGCCACGCCGGGGTCATCACCTTCCACCGCCTGGGGGACAACCAGACCCGCGTGACCGCGCAAATGGACATCGACCCGGACGGGTTCGTCGAGAAGGCGGCCGACAAGCTGGGCATCCTGGACCGCCGGGTGCACGGGGACATGGAGCGGTTCAAGGCGTTCATCGAAAAGCGTGGCGGTCAGGAGACCGGCGCGTGGCGGGGTGACGTGGACCGCCCGGGCAGCTGA
- the mftE gene encoding mycofactocin biosynthesis peptidyl-dipeptidase MftE has translation MNLADLAWPELGERRLLVVPLGATEQHGPHLPYTVDTEIAVELCRRLGRVRPEIVVAPALPFGSSGEHAGFAGTLSIGQEATELVLVELVRSADAFAGVLLVSAHGGNAMPVRRAVRTLRAEGRNVRAWSPDGPAGDTHAGRLETSVMLAVRPEAVRINRFQAGVTRPLSELIGRLRGEGVRGVSPNGVLGDPAGASAEAGRATLDRWTDGLLDAAAALAGDGMIEPSVDETPVTKR, from the coding sequence GTGAACCTGGCCGACCTCGCCTGGCCCGAACTGGGGGAGCGCCGTCTCCTGGTGGTACCGCTGGGCGCCACCGAGCAGCACGGCCCGCACCTGCCGTACACGGTGGACACCGAGATCGCGGTCGAGCTGTGCCGGCGCCTCGGCCGGGTGCGGCCGGAGATCGTCGTGGCACCCGCGCTGCCGTTCGGATCCAGCGGGGAACACGCGGGTTTTGCGGGCACGCTGTCGATCGGCCAGGAAGCCACCGAACTCGTCCTGGTCGAGCTGGTGCGCTCCGCGGACGCCTTCGCCGGGGTGCTCCTGGTGTCCGCGCACGGCGGCAACGCGATGCCGGTGCGCCGCGCGGTGCGGACACTGCGGGCCGAGGGGCGGAACGTGCGCGCCTGGTCGCCGGACGGCCCCGCCGGTGACACCCACGCCGGGCGGCTGGAGACGTCGGTGATGCTGGCGGTGCGGCCGGAAGCCGTGCGCATAAACCGTTTCCAGGCCGGGGTGACGCGTCCGCTGTCCGAGCTGATCGGGCGGTTGCGCGGCGAAGGCGTGCGCGGGGTGAGTCCGAACGGGGTGCTCGGCGACCCCGCCGGGGCGAGCGCGGAAGCGGGGCGCGCCACCCTCGACCGATGGACGGACGGTCTACTTGACGCTGCCGCGGCGCTGGCCGGAGATGGCATGATAGAGCCGTCGGTGGATGAGACCCCTGTCACAAAGAGGTGA
- a CDS encoding zinc-dependent alcohol dehydrogenase, producing the protein MKAVTWHGKRDVRVDDVPDPRIEEPTDAIVRVTSTGICGSDLHLYEVLGPFLEAGDILGHEPMGVVEEVGSGVPNLRPGDRVVVPFNISCGHCFMCDQGLQSQCETTQVTDKGKGAALFGYTKLYGQVPGGQAEYLRVPQAQYGPVKVPEGPPDDRFVYLSDVVPTAWQAVEYAGVPEGGSVTVFGLGPIGQMCCRIAAHRGAGTVIGVDLVPERLALAERHGVTTIDARAEKDVPGAVREMTAGRGSDSVIDAVGMEAHGAPLGKLAHQMVGLLPDQVAAPLMEKGGVDRLAVLHQAIATVRRGGTISLSGVYGGMLDPLPMMDMFDKQIQLRMGQANVRRWMDDVLPLVSGDGDPLGVEGFATHRLPLSDAPHAYRMFQQKQDGAIKILLEPSA; encoded by the coding sequence ATGAAGGCTGTTACCTGGCACGGCAAGCGTGACGTCCGCGTGGACGACGTCCCGGACCCGCGGATCGAGGAGCCCACGGACGCGATCGTCCGCGTCACCTCGACCGGTATCTGCGGCTCCGACCTGCACCTGTACGAGGTGCTCGGCCCGTTCCTGGAGGCCGGGGACATCCTCGGTCACGAGCCGATGGGCGTCGTGGAGGAGGTCGGCTCCGGCGTGCCGAACCTCCGGCCCGGCGACCGGGTCGTGGTGCCGTTCAACATCTCCTGCGGCCACTGCTTCATGTGCGATCAGGGACTCCAGTCGCAGTGCGAGACCACCCAGGTGACCGACAAGGGCAAGGGAGCCGCCCTGTTCGGCTACACCAAGCTCTACGGGCAGGTGCCCGGCGGGCAGGCCGAGTACCTGCGGGTCCCGCAGGCCCAGTACGGCCCGGTCAAGGTGCCCGAGGGCCCGCCGGACGACCGGTTCGTCTACCTCTCCGACGTCGTGCCCACCGCGTGGCAGGCCGTCGAGTACGCCGGTGTCCCCGAGGGCGGCAGCGTCACGGTGTTCGGGCTCGGCCCCATCGGTCAGATGTGCTGCCGCATCGCCGCGCACCGCGGCGCCGGCACGGTGATCGGCGTCGACCTCGTGCCCGAGCGGCTGGCGCTGGCCGAACGCCACGGTGTCACCACCATCGACGCACGCGCGGAGAAGGACGTGCCGGGCGCGGTGCGGGAGATGACCGCGGGCCGCGGCTCCGACTCGGTGATCGACGCGGTCGGCATGGAGGCCCACGGCGCACCACTGGGCAAGCTCGCCCACCAGATGGTCGGGCTGCTGCCGGACCAGGTCGCCGCGCCGCTGATGGAGAAGGGCGGCGTGGACCGGCTCGCGGTGCTGCACCAGGCCATCGCCACGGTGCGCCGCGGCGGCACGATCTCATTGTCCGGCGTCTACGGCGGCATGCTCGACCCGCTGCCGATGATGGACATGTTCGACAAGCAGATCCAGTTGCGGATGGGCCAGGCCAACGTGCGGCGCTGGATGGACGACGTGCTGCCGCTGGTGTCCGGCGACGGGGACCCGCTGGGCGTCGAGGGCTTCGCGACGCACCGGCTGCCCCTGTCGGACGCGCCGCACGCCTACCGGATGTTCCAGCAGAAGCAGGACGGCGCGATCAAGATCCTCCTGGAGCCGTCCGCGTGA
- a CDS encoding cold shock domain-containing protein — translation MVRGKVVRFDEMRGYGFVSPEGGGEDVFMHVNDLDVDKRLITPGVVVEFTVSDGERGRKASDIRLVGRPGGGEHPPPAHDFREELTEALLAGVPTLTAEQVLRVRRVVLDLVRDHGRLGG, via the coding sequence GTGGTCAGGGGCAAGGTCGTCCGGTTCGACGAGATGCGCGGGTACGGGTTCGTGTCGCCGGAAGGAGGTGGTGAGGACGTCTTCATGCACGTCAACGATCTCGACGTGGACAAGCGGCTGATCACGCCCGGAGTGGTCGTGGAGTTCACGGTTTCCGACGGCGAGCGCGGCCGCAAGGCGTCCGACATCCGGCTGGTCGGCCGGCCCGGCGGGGGCGAGCACCCGCCCCCGGCGCACGACTTCCGCGAGGAGCTGACCGAAGCGCTGCTCGCCGGCGTGCCGACGCTCACCGCCGAGCAGGTGCTGCGGGTCCGCCGGGTCGTCCTCGACCTCGTCCGTGACCACGGCCGGCTCGGCGGGTAG
- a CDS encoding DUF4235 domain-containing protein, with translation MKLLYKPLSLAVSALGGILAGRLFKQAWRAATGEDEAPEATSSDYSTREVITAAVLQGAIFGGVKAAVDRAGARAFTKATGKKLD, from the coding sequence ATGAAACTGCTGTACAAGCCGCTGAGCCTGGCCGTGAGCGCGCTGGGCGGGATCCTGGCCGGCAGGCTGTTCAAGCAGGCGTGGCGGGCCGCGACCGGGGAGGACGAGGCACCGGAGGCCACGTCGTCGGACTACTCCACCCGCGAGGTGATCACCGCGGCGGTGCTGCAGGGTGCGATCTTCGGCGGCGTCAAGGCGGCGGTCGACCGCGCCGGTGCACGCGCTTTCACCAAGGCCACCGGCAAGAAGCTCGACTAG
- the mftF gene encoding mycofactocin biosynthesis glycosyltransferase MftF (Members of this protein family, MftF, are glycosyltransferases, members of PF00535 (glycosyl transferase family 2). The encoding gene is found as part of the mycofactocin cassette, in Mycobacterium tuberculosis, many other Actinobacteria, and occasional members of other lineages. Mycofactocin itself, a putative redox carrier, is a heavily modified derivative of the C-terminal Val-Tyr dipeptide of the mycofactocin precursor MftA (TIGR03969).): MTVLRVDPSTKVVAGGRVLVGGAPLRVITLSATGARLYAAWAAGAEVGDKPHHRRLAGKLVLAGLVHPGYPEATLTPRDVTAVVPVRDHADRLAALLPCLAGLRETLVIDDGSAVPVPHAVDRHPVPRGPAAARNTGWRKVTTELVAFLDADTRPRPGWLPPLLAQFEDPAVVAVAPRVRSTPGDGALARYERDGSALDMGPVPAQVRPRGRITYLPTAALVVRTSALRAIHGFDEDLRFGEDVDLIWRLVDAGGSVRYEPRSEVAHEPRTTWRAWLGQRYSYGTSAAPLARRHGRRALAPVRVSGWTALAWLALATGRPTAAVAIALGTAALLPRKLAPLGVPAREALGIALRGHLAAGRFLGGALTGAWGPAAVPLLALSRRGRRVLALAYARHLLDWVRTRPDLDPPRWLLARAAADLAYGAGVWRGCLREGEPGPLVPDLSNWPARRPQRSAAVPPRGAAPNGIQP; this comes from the coding sequence ATGACGGTGCTGCGCGTGGATCCCTCGACGAAGGTGGTCGCCGGGGGCCGGGTGCTCGTCGGCGGTGCGCCGCTGCGGGTCATCACCCTGTCCGCCACGGGCGCCCGGCTGTACGCCGCGTGGGCGGCCGGCGCCGAGGTCGGCGACAAGCCCCACCACCGGCGGCTCGCCGGGAAACTCGTCCTCGCCGGCCTGGTCCACCCCGGCTACCCCGAGGCCACGCTGACCCCGCGGGACGTCACCGCCGTCGTGCCCGTGCGCGACCACGCCGACCGGCTCGCCGCGCTCCTGCCGTGCCTGGCCGGGCTCCGCGAGACCCTGGTGATCGACGACGGGTCGGCCGTGCCGGTCCCGCACGCCGTCGACCGCCACCCGGTGCCGCGCGGCCCCGCCGCGGCCCGCAACACCGGCTGGCGCAAGGTCACCACCGAGCTGGTCGCCTTCCTCGACGCCGACACCCGGCCCCGGCCGGGCTGGCTCCCGCCGTTGCTCGCGCAGTTCGAGGACCCCGCGGTGGTGGCCGTCGCGCCGCGGGTGCGCAGCACGCCGGGCGACGGGGCGCTGGCCCGCTACGAACGCGACGGGTCCGCTTTGGACATGGGTCCCGTCCCGGCGCAGGTGCGCCCGCGCGGGCGCATCACCTACCTGCCCACGGCCGCGCTCGTCGTCCGCACCTCGGCGTTGCGGGCGATCCACGGGTTCGACGAGGACCTGCGCTTCGGCGAGGACGTCGACCTGATCTGGCGGCTGGTGGACGCGGGCGGATCGGTGCGGTACGAACCGCGGTCGGAGGTGGCGCACGAGCCCCGCACCACCTGGCGGGCCTGGCTGGGGCAGCGCTACAGCTACGGCACCTCGGCCGCTCCGCTGGCGCGCCGGCACGGCCGGCGAGCGCTCGCCCCGGTCCGGGTGTCCGGCTGGACGGCCCTGGCCTGGCTCGCGCTCGCCACCGGCCGCCCGACGGCCGCGGTGGCGATCGCACTCGGCACCGCGGCCCTGTTGCCGCGCAAGCTGGCACCCCTCGGCGTGCCGGCGCGCGAGGCGCTGGGCATCGCCCTGCGCGGGCACCTCGCGGCCGGGCGCTTCCTCGGCGGTGCGCTCACCGGCGCGTGGGGTCCCGCGGCGGTCCCGCTGCTCGCGTTGTCCCGCCGCGGCCGCCGCGTCCTCGCGCTGGCCTACGCGCGGCATCTGCTGGACTGGGTGCGCACCCGGCCGGACCTCGACCCGCCCCGCTGGCTGCTGGCGCGCGCCGCCGCCGACCTCGCCTACGGCGCCGGGGTGTGGCGCGGGTGCCTGCGCGAGGGCGAACCGGGCCCGCTCGTCCCCGACCTGTCGAACTGGCCGGCCCGCCGGCCGCAGCGTTCCGCCGCGGTTCCGCCGCGCGGTGCCGCGCCGAACGGGATCCAACCGTGA
- a CDS encoding (2Fe-2S)-binding protein: protein MSQHTFTVNGKRVTVDADDKVRLLWVLRDLLGITGPKYGCGINVCKACTSHINGKAFNPCSVPVSAIGPDDEITTIEGLADPETGELHPMQQAWLDRDVAQCGYCQPGQIMAAIAKVKQARAEGREISDADFDEIRNICRCGTYSRIREAVRTAAAEMR, encoded by the coding sequence TTGTCCCAACACACTTTCACGGTCAACGGCAAGCGGGTCACGGTCGACGCCGACGACAAGGTCCGGTTGCTGTGGGTGCTGCGTGACCTGCTCGGCATCACCGGTCCGAAGTACGGCTGCGGTATCAACGTGTGCAAGGCGTGCACGAGCCACATCAACGGCAAGGCGTTCAACCCGTGCTCGGTGCCGGTGTCGGCGATCGGGCCGGACGACGAGATCACCACCATCGAAGGGCTGGCCGACCCGGAGACCGGCGAACTGCACCCCATGCAGCAGGCGTGGCTCGACCGGGACGTCGCGCAGTGCGGCTACTGCCAGCCCGGTCAGATCATGGCGGCCATCGCGAAGGTCAAGCAGGCCCGCGCGGAGGGGCGCGAGATCAGCGACGCCGACTTCGACGAGATCCGCAACATCTGCCGTTGCGGCACCTACTCGCGCATCCGGGAGGCGGTGCGGACCGCAGCGGCCGAGATGAGGTGA
- a CDS encoding molybdopterin cofactor-binding domain-containing protein produces MAHQRRSPAPGDGAPALERRRFLGYLLAAPTLAVAAKLGGDLAAPAPAGAAIPTLPGPADVLDLGDALTLAAMPTSGLIAIQVNRDDTVSFAVPRAEVGQGITTTVAMLIAEEMDLPLSKVGVNLADARPELVFNQLTGGSNSVRSLYQPVRTAAAIARARLLATAAAQWKVDAATLTARDGVIRSASGRTATYGSLAEAAAAARTEEVSATLKKTSEFRIIGTPTTRIDALDAVTGRKRFTMDLQVPGAKPTMVCRPPTINGTVRSVANLAEVKAMPGVTDVVTVSSGVAVRADTFGQCIDAVRALKVDWGPGTVDGESDATVEAKLRAAALPLAVPPVLTQSIDAEFVFAFASNSALETNCAIADVRADRAEIWSGLKSPIVTQEKVAAMLGLPIPAVKVHVVTGGGSFGRKLFGDAALEAAEISKKMGKPVKLMWHRADDARHGRTHPMCLSRVRVNHALGNVVSYEQRHTSVTTDFGHGLGEILTAVAAKLPVGDIGFSQTVFMLSTSMPYNFGATTQLLNEVPLKFHTASMRNVYSPNVVCARELIVDQLAAKMGQDPLTFRRNFLKDDRIRKVLDKVAEVGNWGRKMPAGTAQGIALHHEYKSVSAVLMEIDCRPETVNRKVRNGVAGPRVTKAVAVVDAGLPINPKGLEAQTIGCVNDGIALALTSSLHIDKGLPLEASWDNYFYTRQWNTPPEIEVVVLPATTGEPGGAGELAVASSFAAAACAYGRAVGKMPTRFPINHGTLSFEPKPKVPPVPESPVDGLAHTF; encoded by the coding sequence ATGGCGCATCAACGGCGATCGCCCGCGCCCGGTGACGGGGCCCCGGCCCTGGAACGGCGCCGGTTCCTCGGTTATCTCCTCGCCGCGCCCACCCTGGCGGTCGCGGCGAAGCTCGGCGGTGATCTCGCCGCCCCCGCACCGGCCGGCGCCGCGATCCCCACCCTCCCCGGCCCGGCCGACGTCCTGGACCTCGGTGACGCCCTCACGCTCGCCGCGATGCCGACCTCCGGCCTCATCGCGATCCAGGTCAACCGCGACGACACCGTCTCGTTCGCCGTGCCGCGCGCGGAGGTCGGCCAGGGCATCACCACCACGGTCGCCATGCTCATCGCCGAGGAGATGGACCTGCCGCTGAGCAAGGTCGGCGTCAACCTCGCCGACGCCCGCCCGGAGCTGGTGTTCAACCAGCTCACCGGCGGGTCGAACTCGGTGCGCTCGCTGTACCAGCCGGTGCGCACCGCGGCGGCGATCGCCCGCGCCCGCCTGCTGGCCACCGCGGCCGCGCAGTGGAAGGTCGACGCCGCCACGCTCACCGCCCGCGACGGCGTCATCCGCTCCGCCTCCGGGCGGACCGCCACGTACGGGTCCCTGGCCGAGGCCGCCGCCGCCGCGCGCACCGAGGAGGTCTCCGCCACGCTCAAGAAGACCTCCGAGTTCCGCATCATCGGCACACCCACCACCCGCATCGACGCGCTCGACGCGGTCACCGGGCGCAAGCGCTTCACGATGGACCTCCAGGTCCCGGGCGCGAAGCCGACCATGGTCTGCCGGCCGCCGACGATCAACGGCACCGTGCGCTCGGTCGCCAACCTCGCCGAGGTCAAGGCGATGCCCGGCGTCACCGACGTCGTCACCGTCTCCAGCGGCGTCGCCGTGCGGGCGGACACGTTCGGCCAGTGCATCGACGCGGTCCGCGCGCTGAAGGTGGACTGGGGACCGGGCACAGTGGACGGTGAGTCGGACGCGACCGTCGAGGCGAAGCTGCGTGCCGCCGCGCTGCCGCTGGCCGTGCCGCCGGTGCTGACGCAGTCGATCGACGCCGAGTTCGTGTTCGCCTTCGCCAGCAACAGCGCGCTGGAGACCAACTGCGCGATCGCCGACGTGCGGGCCGACCGGGCCGAGATCTGGTCCGGCCTCAAGTCGCCGATCGTGACGCAGGAGAAGGTCGCCGCGATGCTCGGCCTGCCGATCCCGGCGGTCAAGGTGCACGTCGTCACCGGCGGCGGTTCGTTCGGGCGCAAGCTGTTCGGCGACGCGGCGCTGGAGGCCGCGGAGATCTCGAAGAAGATGGGCAAGCCGGTCAAGCTCATGTGGCACCGCGCCGACGACGCCCGCCACGGGCGCACCCACCCGATGTGCCTGTCCCGCGTGCGGGTCAACCACGCGCTGGGCAACGTGGTCAGCTACGAGCAGCGGCACACCAGCGTCACCACCGACTTCGGCCACGGCCTCGGCGAGATCCTCACCGCCGTCGCGGCGAAGCTGCCCGTCGGTGACATCGGGTTCTCCCAGACGGTGTTCATGCTGTCCACCTCGATGCCCTACAACTTCGGCGCCACCACGCAGTTGCTCAACGAGGTGCCGCTGAAGTTCCACACCGCCAGCATGCGCAACGTGTACTCGCCGAACGTGGTGTGCGCGCGTGAGCTGATCGTCGACCAGCTCGCCGCGAAGATGGGCCAGGACCCGTTGACGTTCCGGCGGAACTTCCTCAAGGACGACCGCATCCGCAAGGTCCTCGACAAGGTCGCCGAGGTCGGCAACTGGGGCCGGAAGATGCCCGCCGGCACCGCCCAGGGCATCGCGCTGCACCACGAGTACAAGAGCGTCAGCGCGGTCCTGATGGAGATCGACTGCCGGCCGGAGACGGTCAACCGCAAGGTCCGCAACGGCGTCGCCGGGCCGCGCGTCACCAAGGCGGTCGCGGTCGTGGACGCCGGCCTGCCGATCAACCCGAAGGGCCTGGAGGCGCAGACGATCGGCTGCGTCAACGACGGCATCGCGCTCGCGCTCACCTCGAGCCTGCACATCGACAAGGGCCTGCCGCTGGAAGCGAGCTGGGACAACTACTTCTACACCCGGCAGTGGAACACGCCGCCGGAGATCGAGGTCGTGGTCCTGCCCGCCACCACCGGTGAGCCCGGCGGCGCGGGTGAGCTCGCGGTCGCCAGCTCGTTCGCCGCGGCGGCCTGCGCCTACGGCCGGGCGGTGGGGAAGATGCCGACGCGCTTCCCGATCAACCACGGCACGCTGAGCTTCGAGCCGAAGCCGAAGGTGCCGCCGGTGCCCGAATCGCCGGTCGACGGCCTGGCCCACACCTTCTGA
- a CDS encoding PucR family transcriptional regulator: MRYTGADPAVAGLAGRALTRLPEMTKATYEQILAEMTVYREQRFVSHDELFASCRDNLQFLVRALSESGAPDLSQARATGRDRALAGAPLPELLRAFRIGFTEVWQCFVELTTPAQDVATLVTATTAIWDLMDDYTEDLTSTYRATMAEISRTRQNRRLALVEALFAGGSATEGTLWDIARMLDLPLEGTFVVVAAEAPGLGQEALPLIEARLRERHHASAWRLTPELQIGVVSVRDADGVLELLRDNPRARVGVSPVFAGLGDTARALHLARVAMNSLPPGTKGVARFQESPLAGLVASDPEASAQLAGQVLRPILELPGEEGNVLLLTLRAWFDCGGSTKQIAERVYCHPNTVRHRVKRISDVLGRSLTDPADIAELGAALRALSMYGDRARRAVRTGHRT, encoded by the coding sequence ATGAGGTACACGGGCGCCGACCCCGCGGTGGCCGGCCTGGCCGGCCGCGCCCTGACGCGGTTGCCGGAGATGACCAAGGCGACCTACGAGCAGATCCTCGCGGAGATGACGGTCTACCGCGAGCAGCGGTTCGTCTCCCACGACGAGTTGTTCGCCTCCTGCCGCGACAACCTCCAGTTCCTGGTCCGCGCCCTGTCCGAGTCCGGCGCACCCGATCTGTCCCAGGCGCGCGCGACCGGCCGCGACCGGGCGCTGGCGGGCGCCCCGCTGCCGGAGTTGCTGCGGGCGTTCCGGATCGGGTTCACCGAGGTGTGGCAGTGCTTCGTCGAGCTGACCACGCCCGCGCAGGACGTCGCCACGCTGGTTACGGCGACCACCGCCATCTGGGACCTGATGGACGACTACACCGAGGACCTGACCTCGACCTACCGGGCGACCATGGCCGAGATCAGCCGGACCCGGCAGAACCGCAGGCTGGCGCTGGTGGAGGCGCTGTTCGCCGGGGGCAGCGCCACCGAGGGCACGCTGTGGGACATCGCGCGGATGCTCGACCTGCCCCTGGAGGGCACGTTCGTCGTGGTCGCGGCGGAGGCCCCCGGGCTGGGCCAGGAGGCGTTGCCCCTGATCGAGGCCCGGTTGCGGGAACGGCACCACGCCTCGGCCTGGCGGCTCACGCCCGAGCTGCAGATCGGGGTGGTGTCGGTGCGTGACGCGGACGGGGTGCTGGAACTGCTGCGGGACAACCCGCGTGCGCGGGTCGGGGTCAGCCCGGTGTTCGCCGGCCTCGGCGACACGGCCAGGGCGCTGCACCTGGCGCGCGTGGCGATGAACAGCCTGCCGCCCGGGACGAAGGGCGTCGCGCGGTTCCAGGAGTCACCACTGGCCGGGCTCGTCGCGAGCGATCCGGAGGCGTCCGCGCAACTGGCCGGTCAGGTGCTGCGGCCGATCCTGGAGCTGCCCGGCGAGGAGGGCAACGTGCTGCTGCTGACGCTGCGCGCCTGGTTCGACTGCGGCGGCTCCACGAAGCAGATCGCCGAGCGCGTCTACTGCCACCCGAACACGGTGCGGCACCGGGTGAAACGGATCAGCGACGTGCTCGGCCGGTCGCTGACCGACCCGGCGGACATCGCGGAGCTGGGCGCGGCGCTGCGGGCGTTGTCCATGTACGGTGACCGCGCCCGCAGAGCCGTGCGTACCGGGCACCGGACCTAG